Proteins from a genomic interval of Dunckerocampus dactyliophorus isolate RoL2022-P2 chromosome 5, RoL_Ddac_1.1, whole genome shotgun sequence:
- the fbxl9 gene encoding dynein regulatory complex subunit 6 isoform X3, with the protein MEGSDEEDSPEAPELPLEILVYMLGFLPTSDRKEASLVCRSWYIASLDLRFQKNVTFCFPASASSLELVRGLGRRSRCSLIISQLDGFSLSRSLLMEVGLCLGPKLDSLALPGSSVSEASLLALLPRLTSLRRLDLRGLDSLFMSGAFLSKEEHRRQVRSALSGLEELDLSNLRYLSDLTFNRLTGCTPRLRRLSLAGCHIAFEFDPYRGCPVGTVEVSSALLSLRNVRKLVTEQTATLVALDFSRTSITHESLRSIAQVKGLALEELCLQSCKELTDYSVAVLVKHQSSLQRLDLSGCTELTSRAVLAIAQGLNSLTHLSLSCDWRITETGLEDLVSVSSLKSLDLSECPLVGGTEMVNGLSRRTERTQLEKLHLRSCMYIRDEAVFSLTQLLGNTLRHLDLTSCANVTDLSVRAIASYLHGLVVLRLCDCKEVTDWGLLGMVETSACELDEEKEDQGPRFTRTFGNMGFFKPPRLPFQERPKMVTQDHLERFKQQSGASLLALRRLRELNLSACCKLTDSSITQTPVCQT; encoded by the exons ATGGAAGGCAGCGATGAGGAGGACTCACCGGAAGCACCGGAGCTACCCCTGGAG ATCCTGGTTTACATGCTGGGCTTTCTCCCGACTTCAGACAGAAAGGAAGCCTCACTTGTCTGCCGCAGCTGGTACATTGCCAGCCTGGACTTGCGTTTCCAG AAAAATGTCACGTTTTGCTTTCCGGCTTCAGCCTCATCCCTGGAGCTGGTGAGGGGCCTGGGACGAAGGTCTCGCTGCAGCCTGATCATCAGCCAGCTGGATGGATTCAGCTTGTCCAGATCTCTGCTGATGGAG GTGGGTTTATGTCTGGGCCCTAAGTTGGATAGCTTAGCCCTGCCTGGCAGCAGCGTGTCTGAGGCCTCCCTGCTGGCCCTCCTCCCTCGCCTCACCTCCCTCCGCAGGCTCGACCTGAGAGGGCTGGACAGCCTCTTCATGTCGGGAGCTTTCCTCTCCAAGGAGGAGCACAGGCGGCAG GTCAGGTCGGCCCTGTCTGGCCTAGAGGAACTCGACCTTTCTAACCTGCGCTATCTCTCTGACCTCACCTTCAACCGACTCACGGGCTGCACGCCACGCCTCCGCCGCCTCTCGTTGGCCGGCTGCCACATCGCTTTTGAGTTTGACCCCTACCGTGGATGCCCGGTGGGAACCGTGGAGGTTTCCTCAGCGCTGCTCTCACTGAGGAATGTGCGGAAGTTGGTGACGGAGCAGACCGCCACCCTTGTCGCTCTGGACTTCAGCAGAACCTCCATCACCCACGAGTCACTTCGCAGCATTGCCCAG gtCAAAGGTCTCGCCTTAGAGGAGCTGTGTCTGCAAAGTTGTAAGGAGCTGACAGACTATTCCGTGGCGGTTCTGGTCAAGCACCAGTCCAGCCTACAGAGACTGGACCTCAGTGGCTGCACTGAGCTGACCAGCAGGGCCGTGCTTGCCATCGCACAAGGCCTGAACTCACTGACACACCTATCTCTGTCATGTGACTGGAGGATCACTGAAACAG GACTGGAAGACCTGGTGTCGGTCTCATCGCTAAAGAGTCTGGATCTATCGGAGTGTCCTCTTGTGGGCGGCACAGAGATGGTGAATGGTTTGTCTCGTCGCACCGAGCGAACACAGCTGGAGAAGCTCCACCTCAGGAGCTGCATGTACATCCGG GATGAGGCTGTTTTCTCCCTCACACAGCTTCTAGGGAACACCTTACGTCACCTGGACCTGACCTCCTGTGCCAACGTGACCGATCTGTCGGTGCGCGCCATCGCCTCCTACCTGCACGGCCTGGTAGTGCTCCGACTGTGTGATTGCAAGGAGGTGACGGACTGGGGTCTGCTGGGCATGGTGGAGACCAGCGCATGTGAGCTGGACGAAGAAAAG GAGGACCAAGGCCCCAGGTTCACACGCACCTTTGGGAACATGGGCTTCTTCAAGCCTCCTCGCTTGCCTTTTCAGGAGCGGCCCAAGATGGTGACGCAGGACCACCTGGAGCGGTTCAAACAGCAGTCAGGGGCATCACTTTTAGCTCTTAGGAGGCTGCGGGAGCTCAACTTGTCCGCCTGCTGCAAGCTGACTGACAGCAGCATCACACAG ACGCCAGTTTGTCAGACGTAG
- the fbxl9 gene encoding uncharacterized protein fbxl9 isoform X1, whose protein sequence is MEGSDEEDSPEAPELPLEILVYMLGFLPTSDRKEASLVCRSWYIASLDLRFQKNVTFCFPASASSLELVRGLGRRSRCSLIISQLDGFSLSRSLLMEVGLCLGPKLDSLALPGSSVSEASLLALLPRLTSLRRLDLRGLDSLFMSGAFLSKEEHRRQVRSALSGLEELDLSNLRYLSDLTFNRLTGCTPRLRRLSLAGCHIAFEFDPYRGCPVGTVEVSSALLSLRNVRKLVTEQTATLVALDFSRTSITHESLRSIAQVKGLALEELCLQSCKELTDYSVAVLVKHQSSLQRLDLSGCTELTSRAVLAIAQGLNSLTHLSLSCDWRITETGLEDLVSVSSLKSLDLSECPLVGGTEMVNGLSRRTERTQLEKLHLRSCMYIRDEAVFSLTQLLGNTLRHLDLTSCANVTDLSVRAIASYLHGLVVLRLCDCKEVTDWGLLGMVETSACELDEEKEDQGPRFTRTFGNMGFFKPPRLPFQERPKMVTQDHLERFKQQSGASLLALRRLRELNLSACCKLTDSSITQVVRYPDLQHLSLSMLPEITDASLSDVARHCRSLTSLDLSYCAHISDHGVAQAAPHLPRLQHLDLSACNNITDKSLFLLAQHCKRLKTLDVSMCNSVSGTTVDLIQSQLPFLENVHYKLHSGTDLTL, encoded by the exons ATGGAAGGCAGCGATGAGGAGGACTCACCGGAAGCACCGGAGCTACCCCTGGAG ATCCTGGTTTACATGCTGGGCTTTCTCCCGACTTCAGACAGAAAGGAAGCCTCACTTGTCTGCCGCAGCTGGTACATTGCCAGCCTGGACTTGCGTTTCCAG AAAAATGTCACGTTTTGCTTTCCGGCTTCAGCCTCATCCCTGGAGCTGGTGAGGGGCCTGGGACGAAGGTCTCGCTGCAGCCTGATCATCAGCCAGCTGGATGGATTCAGCTTGTCCAGATCTCTGCTGATGGAG GTGGGTTTATGTCTGGGCCCTAAGTTGGATAGCTTAGCCCTGCCTGGCAGCAGCGTGTCTGAGGCCTCCCTGCTGGCCCTCCTCCCTCGCCTCACCTCCCTCCGCAGGCTCGACCTGAGAGGGCTGGACAGCCTCTTCATGTCGGGAGCTTTCCTCTCCAAGGAGGAGCACAGGCGGCAG GTCAGGTCGGCCCTGTCTGGCCTAGAGGAACTCGACCTTTCTAACCTGCGCTATCTCTCTGACCTCACCTTCAACCGACTCACGGGCTGCACGCCACGCCTCCGCCGCCTCTCGTTGGCCGGCTGCCACATCGCTTTTGAGTTTGACCCCTACCGTGGATGCCCGGTGGGAACCGTGGAGGTTTCCTCAGCGCTGCTCTCACTGAGGAATGTGCGGAAGTTGGTGACGGAGCAGACCGCCACCCTTGTCGCTCTGGACTTCAGCAGAACCTCCATCACCCACGAGTCACTTCGCAGCATTGCCCAG gtCAAAGGTCTCGCCTTAGAGGAGCTGTGTCTGCAAAGTTGTAAGGAGCTGACAGACTATTCCGTGGCGGTTCTGGTCAAGCACCAGTCCAGCCTACAGAGACTGGACCTCAGTGGCTGCACTGAGCTGACCAGCAGGGCCGTGCTTGCCATCGCACAAGGCCTGAACTCACTGACACACCTATCTCTGTCATGTGACTGGAGGATCACTGAAACAG GACTGGAAGACCTGGTGTCGGTCTCATCGCTAAAGAGTCTGGATCTATCGGAGTGTCCTCTTGTGGGCGGCACAGAGATGGTGAATGGTTTGTCTCGTCGCACCGAGCGAACACAGCTGGAGAAGCTCCACCTCAGGAGCTGCATGTACATCCGG GATGAGGCTGTTTTCTCCCTCACACAGCTTCTAGGGAACACCTTACGTCACCTGGACCTGACCTCCTGTGCCAACGTGACCGATCTGTCGGTGCGCGCCATCGCCTCCTACCTGCACGGCCTGGTAGTGCTCCGACTGTGTGATTGCAAGGAGGTGACGGACTGGGGTCTGCTGGGCATGGTGGAGACCAGCGCATGTGAGCTGGACGAAGAAAAG GAGGACCAAGGCCCCAGGTTCACACGCACCTTTGGGAACATGGGCTTCTTCAAGCCTCCTCGCTTGCCTTTTCAGGAGCGGCCCAAGATGGTGACGCAGGACCACCTGGAGCGGTTCAAACAGCAGTCAGGGGCATCACTTTTAGCTCTTAGGAGGCTGCGGGAGCTCAACTTGTCCGCCTGCTGCAAGCTGACTGACAGCAGCATCACACAG GTGGTGCGCTACCCAGACCTCCAACATCTGTCTCTGTCCATGCTGCCTGAAATTACAGACGCCAGTTTGTCAGACGTAGCCCGACACTGCCGCAGCCTCACCAGCCTGGACCTCAGCTACTGTGCACACATCAGTGACCACGGCGTAGCACAGGCGGCCCCACACCTCCCCAGACTGCAGCATCTCGACCTCTCCGCTTGCAATAACATCACTGACAA ATCTTTGTTCCTGCTGGCTCAGCACTGCAAGCGACTCAAAACACTGGACGTGTCCATGTGCAACAGTGTCTCAGGAACCACTGTGGACCTCATTCAGTCACAGCTGccctttttggaaaatgtccATTACAAGCTGCACAGCGGGACTGACTTGACTCTCTGA
- the fbxl9 gene encoding F-box/LRR-repeat protein 2 isoform X2: MEGSDEEDSPEAPELPLEILVYMLGFLPTSDRKEASLVCRSWYIASLDLRFQKNVTFCFPASASSLELVRGLGRRSRCSLIISQLDGFSLSRSLLMEVGLCLGPKLDSLALPGSSVSEASLLALLPRLTSLRRLDLRGLDSLFMSGAFLSKEEHRRQVRSALSGLEELDLSNLRYLSDLTFNRLTGCTPRLRRLSLAGCHIAFEFDPYRGCPVGTVEVSSALLSLRNVRKLVTEQTATLVALDFSRTSITHESLRSIAQVKGLALEELCLQSCKELTDYSVAVLVKHQSSLQRLDLSGCTELTSRAVLAIAQGLNSLTHLSLSCDWRITETGLEDLVSVSSLKSLDLSECPLVGGTEMVNGLSRRTERTQLEKLHLRSCMYIRDEAVFSLTQLLGNTLRHLDLTSCANVTDLSVRAIASYLHGLVVLRLCDCKEVTDWGLLGMVETSACELDEEKERPKMVTQDHLERFKQQSGASLLALRRLRELNLSACCKLTDSSITQVVRYPDLQHLSLSMLPEITDASLSDVARHCRSLTSLDLSYCAHISDHGVAQAAPHLPRLQHLDLSACNNITDKSLFLLAQHCKRLKTLDVSMCNSVSGTTVDLIQSQLPFLENVHYKLHSGTDLTL; encoded by the exons ATGGAAGGCAGCGATGAGGAGGACTCACCGGAAGCACCGGAGCTACCCCTGGAG ATCCTGGTTTACATGCTGGGCTTTCTCCCGACTTCAGACAGAAAGGAAGCCTCACTTGTCTGCCGCAGCTGGTACATTGCCAGCCTGGACTTGCGTTTCCAG AAAAATGTCACGTTTTGCTTTCCGGCTTCAGCCTCATCCCTGGAGCTGGTGAGGGGCCTGGGACGAAGGTCTCGCTGCAGCCTGATCATCAGCCAGCTGGATGGATTCAGCTTGTCCAGATCTCTGCTGATGGAG GTGGGTTTATGTCTGGGCCCTAAGTTGGATAGCTTAGCCCTGCCTGGCAGCAGCGTGTCTGAGGCCTCCCTGCTGGCCCTCCTCCCTCGCCTCACCTCCCTCCGCAGGCTCGACCTGAGAGGGCTGGACAGCCTCTTCATGTCGGGAGCTTTCCTCTCCAAGGAGGAGCACAGGCGGCAG GTCAGGTCGGCCCTGTCTGGCCTAGAGGAACTCGACCTTTCTAACCTGCGCTATCTCTCTGACCTCACCTTCAACCGACTCACGGGCTGCACGCCACGCCTCCGCCGCCTCTCGTTGGCCGGCTGCCACATCGCTTTTGAGTTTGACCCCTACCGTGGATGCCCGGTGGGAACCGTGGAGGTTTCCTCAGCGCTGCTCTCACTGAGGAATGTGCGGAAGTTGGTGACGGAGCAGACCGCCACCCTTGTCGCTCTGGACTTCAGCAGAACCTCCATCACCCACGAGTCACTTCGCAGCATTGCCCAG gtCAAAGGTCTCGCCTTAGAGGAGCTGTGTCTGCAAAGTTGTAAGGAGCTGACAGACTATTCCGTGGCGGTTCTGGTCAAGCACCAGTCCAGCCTACAGAGACTGGACCTCAGTGGCTGCACTGAGCTGACCAGCAGGGCCGTGCTTGCCATCGCACAAGGCCTGAACTCACTGACACACCTATCTCTGTCATGTGACTGGAGGATCACTGAAACAG GACTGGAAGACCTGGTGTCGGTCTCATCGCTAAAGAGTCTGGATCTATCGGAGTGTCCTCTTGTGGGCGGCACAGAGATGGTGAATGGTTTGTCTCGTCGCACCGAGCGAACACAGCTGGAGAAGCTCCACCTCAGGAGCTGCATGTACATCCGG GATGAGGCTGTTTTCTCCCTCACACAGCTTCTAGGGAACACCTTACGTCACCTGGACCTGACCTCCTGTGCCAACGTGACCGATCTGTCGGTGCGCGCCATCGCCTCCTACCTGCACGGCCTGGTAGTGCTCCGACTGTGTGATTGCAAGGAGGTGACGGACTGGGGTCTGCTGGGCATGGTGGAGACCAGCGCATGTGAGCTGGACGAAGAAAAG GAGCGGCCCAAGATGGTGACGCAGGACCACCTGGAGCGGTTCAAACAGCAGTCAGGGGCATCACTTTTAGCTCTTAGGAGGCTGCGGGAGCTCAACTTGTCCGCCTGCTGCAAGCTGACTGACAGCAGCATCACACAG GTGGTGCGCTACCCAGACCTCCAACATCTGTCTCTGTCCATGCTGCCTGAAATTACAGACGCCAGTTTGTCAGACGTAGCCCGACACTGCCGCAGCCTCACCAGCCTGGACCTCAGCTACTGTGCACACATCAGTGACCACGGCGTAGCACAGGCGGCCCCACACCTCCCCAGACTGCAGCATCTCGACCTCTCCGCTTGCAATAACATCACTGACAA ATCTTTGTTCCTGCTGGCTCAGCACTGCAAGCGACTCAAAACACTGGACGTGTCCATGTGCAACAGTGTCTCAGGAACCACTGTGGACCTCATTCAGTCACAGCTGccctttttggaaaatgtccATTACAAGCTGCACAGCGGGACTGACTTGACTCTCTGA
- the elmo3 gene encoding engulfment and cell motility protein 3 isoform X2 encodes MIAASPTTSHRGVKYLLKMEVMQVVREQITRTLSTKPTSLELFKIKVNALNYSEILKLRQTERLHQEETLAPPVLELKERLKPELLDLIRQQRLNRLCQGTMFRKISSRRRQDKLWYCRLSPNHKMLHYGDVEEDTENPPIETLQEKIPVADIKAVLTGKDCPHMKENKGKQNKEVLDLAFSITYDVEYSLNFIAPSRTDFCLWTDGLNVLLGREMSSQSMRSELDILLSMEIKLRLLDLENVPIPESAPAVPKPPSNYNFCYDFSQTEQ; translated from the exons ATGATCGCTGCCTCTCCTACCACCTCACACCGGGGAGTGAAATACTTGCTGAAAATGGAG GTCATGCAGGTGGTACGGGAGCAGATCACGCGCACACTGTCCACCAAGCCCACCTCTCTGGAGCTCTTCAAGATCAAAGTGAATGCCCTGAACTACAGCGAGATCCTCAAACTGAGGCAGACGGAAAGACTGCACCAGGAAGAGACGCTTGCTCCGCCTGTACT TGAACTCAAAGAGCGTCTAAAGCCTGAGCTGCTTGACTTGATTCGTCAGCAAAGACTCAACAGACTGTGTCAAGGAACCATGTTCAGAAAGATTAGTAGCCGACGCAGACAGG ACAAACTGTGGTACTGCCGTTTGTCACCCAATCACAAAATGCTGCATTACGGCGACGTGGAGGAGGACACGGAAAATCCCCCGATTGAGACCCTGCAGGAAAAGA TTCCGGTGGCGGATATTAAAGCTGTGCTGACGGGCAAAGACTGTCCTCACATGAAGGAGAACAAAGGCAAACAGAACAAG GAGGTGCTGGACCTGGCCTTTAGCATCACCTACGACGTGGAGTACAGCCTCAACTTCATCGCCCCGTCCAGAACTGAC TTCTGTCTGTGGACTGATGGACTCAACGTCCTCCTGGGCCGGGAGATGAGCAGCCAATCCATGCGCAGCGAGCTGGACATACTCCTCTCCATGGAGATTAAGCTCCGCCTCCTGGATTTAGAGAACGTCCCCATTCCTGAGAGCGCACCCGCCGTGCCCAAACCGCCCAGCAACTACAATTTCTGCTACGACTTTAGCCAAACGGAGCAGTAG